In Toxoplasma gondii ME49 chromosome VIII, whole genome shotgun sequence, a single genomic region encodes these proteins:
- a CDS encoding hypothetical protein (encoded by transcript TGME49_200460) — MSLSSDDDSVGGGARDPGFYDNQTVSQEGTVDSFIIRNIHSKRERARRGEDPDGADRGFFQVFVSSFKHCCAPATRKAVNEKTYQSQGRRKEPDCLKADPAGNLLYGGKRAATYTAGSSSSSSVSQDEAEGETVPKSGGRLTSVAVAWRINDTAGASRSVVLTSAQAAWAALVWCVRLENSERMSGRMLAEILLGAEQQRREVDLNLCLKNTPQFQSVELLRNIEGRVMEDLLGDFSGTLNEAVRDAGENGGDASSTAVYMIVSKIRVLGLYARKQGEFLDLSVFDPSPSEEDFFPPSFVGFKRLEDLLDFTIETFNRDPRVKRAPQAKITAYLFRSKLTYGHSLHQRDYGTKRPVGKDDWMKKEGLALRDPQFEAKVMYTNMYRATEQSPADENIFAMEPGTGMQIRDNREANARKNFKTRDEMDSEASFPRGRR, encoded by the exons ATGTCCTTGTCCAGTGACGATGATAGCGTTGGCGGGGGAGCTCGGGACCCGGGCTTCTACGACAACCAGACTGTGTCGCAGGAGGGGACAGTGGATTCGTTCATCATCCGAAACATCCACTCGAAGCGGGAACGCGCACGCAGGGGTGAAGACCCCGACGGCGCAGACCGAGGCTTTTTTCAAGTTTTTGTTTCGAGTTTCAAGCACTGCTGCGCCCCGGCGACTCGGAAGGCGGTGAACGAGAAGACCTATCAGTCTCAGGGTCGTAGAAAGGAGCCCGACTGCTTGAAAGCGGATCCGGCGGGAAATCTGCTCTATGGAGGCAAACGCGCGGCAACCTACACTGCAGGGTCGAGCTCGAGCTCGAGCGTGTCTCAGGACGAGGCAGAGGGCGAAACAGTTCCCAAGAGCGGCGGGCGACTTACGTCTGTGGCTGTTGCCTGGCGAATCAACGACACAGCTGGCGCGAGCAGATCTGTGGTCCTCACCTCTGCGCAGGCTGCGTGGGCTGCACTCGTCTGGTGCGTGCGTCTTGAAAACAGTGAAAGGATGTCCGGCAGAATGCTTGCAGAGATTCTGCTCGGAGCcgagcagcagcgacgagaagTCGACCTCAACTTGTGCCTGAAAAATACTCCACAGTTCCAGTCAGTCGAGCTTCTGAGAAACATCGAGGGACGAGTGATGGAGGACCTTCTGGGCGACTTCTCCGGAACGCTGAACGAGGCCGTTCGCGACGCGGGTGAGAACGGCGGCGACGCCAGCTCGACTGCTGTGTACATGATCGTCTCTAAAATTCGAGTTCTCGGACTGTACGCAAGAAAACAGGGAGAATTTCTCGACCTATCTGTCTTCGACCCCTCTCCCAGCGAAGAGGATTTCTTCCCGCCTTCCTTCGTTGGCTTCAAAAG ACTGGAGGATCTGCTGGACTTTACCATCGAAACGTTCAACCGAGATCCCCGA GTCAAGCGCGCGCCTCAGGCCAAAATCACCGCCTACCTCTTCAGGAGTAAACTGAC ATACGGACATTCCCTCCACCAGAGAGACTACGGCACCAAGCGACCT GTTGGCAAGGATG ACTggatgaagaaagaaggtcTCGCGCTCAGAG ATCCGCAATTCGAGGCCAAGGTTATGTACACGAACATGTACCGCGCTACAGAGCAATCTCCGGCTGACGAGAACATCTTTGCCAT GGAACCTGGAACTGGCATGCAGATTCGCGACAATCGTGAGGCCAATGCGAGAAAGAACTTTAAGACCCGCGATGAGATG GATTCTGAGGCCAGCTTTCCGCGGGGAAGACGATGA
- a CDS encoding hypothetical protein (encoded by transcript TGME49_200470), with amino-acid sequence MRASKSSPGCSSSVFSLSSFAQSTVRLTTQSRGCHLAGGAVENEVEKLRQSLADTLARHVPENRGKRRGDGLRGDSWIAHIAVVSPGVAISVNENCDPTVRGDMVTALNLLSEKTDFPSHVVWPLLVGRSLAVPIGGAHAGLALGAWQGVYVVDGREGGGDVDLVLTLLPTLHQTQRTIQAKTRGCEDIGDDLDRFLSSVTSPYFPSGFAGEASRQRSGEYGFAEERESFLVHVWTRHTSCSLSVLGKARLIEMEPLMSRIVPEAWNDRHFQHTYEGPDDMPAHAKTTLFTAEVFLPVGAPEAEEGTRGGTGSVAGGTESASPCSTVDPLTDAVRRPTDGKNKRHFQQKCGQRVDFGPSQTATLNEHRDGGGWGGGHARKLVFSAIGVPGESGNVASCTNEKVMMVRHVVPVTTGTRPGSTAPMKALLERALQKMLAKVRIGGLHCYVRALGAGIAVSCRTEEACGGEIVSCRGTQKEMEVDGIDSGCEDGGEVVRQVLAGVIPDSWGAASKTAPAVDGGVSIVASCRGALLGNGLLIPIRAGKLVCPPEHDIFLWTGGLVGIECSSENVACEENTDGPEENKVPSTEGCSRVGSQKQRVDVTCTLLGSMSTHDHT; translated from the exons ATGCGTGCCTCCAAGTCGTCTCCTGGGTGCTCGTcttcagttttttctctctcatccTTCGCACAGAGCACCGTCCGCCTCACCACGCAGTCTCGAGGCTGTCATCTGGCGGGAGGTGCAGTAGAGAATGAAGTTGAGAAGCTGCGTCAGAGCCTAGCTGATACCTTGGCCCGTCACGTGCCAGAGAATCGTGGAAAACGTCGCGGAGACGGcctccgaggagacagctggatTGCTCACATCGCGGTTGTGTCCCCTGGTGTAGCGATTTCAGTCAACGAAAATTGCGACCCCACTGTGCGCGGTGACATGGTCACAGCCCTCAATTTGCTTTCGG AGAAGACGGACTTCCCCAGCCACGTCGTGTGGCCGCTTCTGGTGGGAAGAAGCCTCGCGGTGCCCATTGGAGGTGCTCATGCAGGCCTGGCTTTAGGGGCGTGGCAGGGCGTGTACGTCGTAGATGGGCGAGAGGGGGGCGGCGATGTAGACCTTGTCTTGACACTGCTGCCCACTCTTCACCAAACTCAGCGAACGATCCAAGCAAAGACAAGAGGATGCGAGGACATTGGAGATGAC ctggaccggttcctgtcttctgtcACCTCGCCCTATTTTCCAAGTGGCTTTGCCGGGGAGGCgtcgagacagcgaagcggcGAATATGGTTTcgcggaagagagggaatCGTTCCTTGTTCATGTGTGGACAAGGCACACCTCGtgttccctctctgtgttaGGCAAGGCAAGGCTTATAGAAATGGAACCTTTGATGAGTCGCATTGTTCCCGAAGCCTGGAACGACCGGCACTTCCAGCATACCTATGAGGGCCCAGATGACATGCCTGCACATGCGAAAACGACCTTGTTTACAGCCGAAGTGTTTTTGCCTGTGGGTGCGCCGGAGGCTGAGGAAGGTACTCGCGGAGGAACAGGTTCTGTTGCTGGGGGAACTGAAAGCGCATCCCCCTGTTCCACGGTCGACCCACTCACGGATGCGGTGCGGAGACCAACAGATGGGAAGAACAAAAGGcacttccagcagaaatgtGGCCAACGGGTAGACTTTGGGCCCAGCCAAACTGCAACGCTGAACGAACACCGCGACGGCGGAGGGTGGGGTGGAGGCCATGCGCGGAAGCTCGTCTTCAGCGCGATAGGTGTCCCTGGGGAAAGCGGTAACGTAGCTTCATGCACGAACGAGAAAGTAATGATG GTGCGCCACGTCGTTCCAGTGACTACGGGAACCCGGCCAGGATCCACCGCTCCGATGAAGGCGCTCCTTGAACGA GCATTGCAGAAAATGCTGGCGAAGGTTCGAATTGGTGGACTGCACTGTTATGTCCGCGCACTCGGGGCTGGTATTGCTGTTTCCTGTCGCACTGAGGAGGCATGTGGAGGGGAAATTGTCTCGTGCAGAGGCACCCAGAAAGAGATGGAGGTGGACGGCATTGACAGTGGATGTGAAGATGGTGGGGAGGTGGTGCGGCAAGTTCTTGCGGGCGTCATCCCAGACAG CTGGGGCGCAGCATCCAAAACTGCGCCAGCCGTTGACGGTGGTGTCTCTATTGTGGCGTCGTGTCGAGGAGCTCTACTAGGAAATGGATTACTAATTCCAATACGTGCTGGCAAGCTCGTTTGTCCTCCAGAGCATGACATTTTTTTGTGGACAGGAGGACTCGTGGGGATCGAATGTAGTTCCGAAAATGTCGCCTGTGAGGAGAATACAGACGGTCCGGAGGAGAACAAGGTACCGTCCACCGAAGGATGTTCGCGAGTGGGTTCGCAAAAACAAAGAGTCGATGTGACTTGCACGCTGCTGGGATCCATGTCCACGCATGACCACACTTGA
- a CDS encoding Toxoplasma gondii family B protein (encoded by transcript TGME49_200480~Signal peptide predicted by SignalP 2.0 HMM (probability 0.929) with cleavage site probability 0.338 at residue 32~Predicted trans-membrane domain (TMHMM2.0):4-27:103-123): MSPHMYMMAILSSPATLAVFTFLLCNLHNCYSGSWAMAAERLETVSGIGSGSDGRHAASAVPRSAILAEAEQQHTLVPVHLRRSKRTSLTKRSTALSRRTKTMIAAKVVLSLVAILGLLVASVKLQQCRRSLPESPSREAEGITGRRLAEGGGDDEKCVSVVPSSAL; the protein is encoded by the exons ATGTCACCACATATGTACATGATGGCAATTTTGTCCTCGCCAGCCACCCTGGCTGTTTTTACTTTTCTTTTGTGCAACCTGCATAACTGCTATTCCGGGAGTTGGGCAATGGCGGCAGAACGTTTGGAGACAGTATCGGGTATCGGCAGCGGGAGCGATGGCCGCCATGCAGCATCGGCGGTCCCACGCTCAGCCATCCTGGCCGAAGCGGAACAGCAACATACGCTAGTTCCTGTTCACCTAAGGAGATCAAAGAG AACTAGTCTcacgaagagaagcacagcGTTGTCACGTCGTACAAAGACGATGATCGCGGCCAAAGTAGTCCTTTCCCTGGTAGCTATCTTGGGACTGCTGGTGGCTTCTGTCAAGCTACAGCAATGTCGGCGAAGTTTGCCAGAATCCCCTAGCAGGGAAGCTGAAGGAATCACAGGAAGGCGGCTTGCAGAAGGCGGCGGTGACGACGAAAAATGTGTAAGCGTGGTACCGTCATCAGCACTGTGA